The following are from one region of the Pseudazoarcus pumilus genome:
- a CDS encoding thiamine pyrophosphate-dependent dehydrogenase E1 component subunit alpha: MTPLPRSARELLETLLLIRGYEETVIALNAAGDGPGTCTSVGQEASAAGVVAALAPHDRILTNHRSAGHLLARGADPGRMLAEVLGRSTGYCKGKSGHLHITASELGVILTSTIVGGSLSLAPGVALSQTMTREDDGIVACFFGDGAACEGVFHESLNLAVMWKLPLLYVCENNQWQAYVHRRETMPSDSVSTWAHSHGLPVATVDGNDVLAVQEAARTAVEHIRRHRTPYFLETLTYRTRGHVEPDDQAYVNAAELAAWKARDPVTLLSQRLLDAGTLDRAGIEALERHVRTRLDTALAFAKDSPFPELSELTTDVYAEES, encoded by the coding sequence ATGACCCCTCTCCCGCGCAGTGCGCGCGAACTGCTCGAAACCCTGTTGCTGATCCGCGGCTACGAGGAAACCGTGATCGCGCTCAACGCCGCCGGCGACGGCCCCGGCACCTGCACCTCGGTCGGCCAGGAAGCCTCGGCCGCCGGCGTCGTCGCGGCGCTCGCGCCGCACGACCGCATCCTCACCAACCACCGCAGCGCCGGTCATCTGCTCGCCCGCGGCGCCGACCCCGGGCGCATGCTGGCCGAGGTACTCGGCCGCAGCACCGGCTACTGCAAGGGCAAGAGCGGCCATCTGCACATCACGGCCAGCGAGCTGGGCGTGATCCTGACCTCGACCATCGTCGGCGGCAGCCTGTCGCTGGCGCCGGGCGTGGCCTTGTCGCAGACCATGACCCGCGAGGACGACGGCATCGTCGCCTGCTTCTTCGGCGACGGCGCGGCCTGCGAGGGCGTCTTCCACGAGTCGCTGAACCTCGCCGTGATGTGGAAGCTGCCGCTGCTCTACGTGTGCGAGAACAACCAGTGGCAGGCCTACGTGCACCGGCGCGAGACCATGCCGTCCGACAGCGTATCGACGTGGGCGCACAGTCACGGACTGCCCGTCGCCACCGTCGACGGCAACGACGTGCTGGCGGTGCAGGAAGCCGCACGCACCGCCGTCGAACACATCCGCCGCCATCGCACGCCGTACTTTCTGGAAACGCTGACCTACCGCACGCGCGGTCACGTCGAGCCCGACGATCAGGCCTACGTGAATGCGGCCGAACTGGCCGCGTGGAAGGCCCGCGATCCGGTCACGCTGCTATCGCAACGCCTCCTCGATGCCGGCACCCTCGATCGCGCCGGCATCGAGGCACTCGAGCGCCACGTGCGCACACGCCTGGACACGGCGCTGGCCTTCGCCAAGGACTCGCCGTTTCCCGAACTGTCCGAACTGACCACCGACGTCTATGCCGAGGAGAGCTGA
- a CDS encoding alpha-ketoacid dehydrogenase subunit beta has translation MTSMTVNDAVSQALSDEMRRDPSVLIFGEGVATKRTALLAEFGPARVRNTPLAEGILAGTAVGAAATGLRPVVDLLFAPFLCFAMEEIVNSAGKLRYMSGGQARFPLVVLAQTGAGWGVGAQHNHNIEAWFVHSPGLKVVMPSSAADFKGLLAAAIRDDNPVIFFMDLALGFESGEVPEGEHRVPLGRARTLRAGRDVTLVSYAKTVHGCMQAARSLADDGISAEVIDLRTLKPLDTGAILASVRKTGRLVVVHEASAPCGVGAEVAALVAEHAFDALKAPVLRLTGPDAPAPASWPLEQAFVPQADAIAAAARRLVDTVTA, from the coding sequence ATGACTTCCATGACCGTCAACGACGCCGTCTCGCAGGCGCTGTCCGATGAAATGCGCCGCGACCCGAGCGTGCTGATCTTCGGCGAGGGCGTGGCCACCAAGCGCACCGCGCTGCTCGCCGAGTTCGGCCCCGCGCGCGTGCGCAACACCCCGCTGGCCGAGGGCATCCTCGCCGGCACCGCCGTGGGTGCGGCCGCCACCGGGTTGCGCCCGGTCGTCGATCTGCTGTTCGCGCCCTTCCTGTGCTTCGCGATGGAGGAGATCGTCAACAGCGCCGGCAAACTGCGCTACATGTCAGGCGGACAGGCGCGCTTCCCGCTGGTGGTGCTGGCACAGACCGGCGCCGGCTGGGGGGTGGGCGCGCAGCACAACCACAACATCGAGGCCTGGTTCGTGCACAGCCCCGGGCTGAAGGTCGTGATGCCGTCCTCGGCCGCCGATTTCAAGGGACTGCTTGCCGCCGCCATCCGCGACGACAACCCGGTGATCTTCTTCATGGATCTGGCGCTGGGCTTCGAATCCGGCGAGGTCCCCGAAGGCGAGCACCGCGTGCCGCTGGGCCGCGCCCGCACGCTGCGCGCCGGTCGCGACGTCACCCTGGTGAGCTACGCCAAGACCGTGCATGGCTGCATGCAGGCGGCCCGAAGCTTGGCCGACGACGGCATCTCGGCCGAGGTCATCGATTTGCGCACGCTCAAGCCGCTCGACACAGGGGCAATCCTCGCCTCCGTACGCAAGACCGGCCGGCTCGTCGTCGTACATGAAGCCTCGGCTCCGTGCGGCGTCGGTGCCGAAGTCGCGGCGCTGGTTGCCGAGCACGCCTTCGACGCACTCAAGGCACCGGTCCTGCGTCTGACCGGACCGGATGCGCCGGCGCCGGCCTCGTGGCCGCTTGAACAGGCCTTCGTGCCGCAGGCCGACGCCATCGCGGCAGCCGCCCGGCGCCTGGTCGACACCGTCACCGCCTGA
- a CDS encoding cytochrome-c oxidase, whose protein sequence is MHVTDSTPPASRWLKLAVLYLLAAIALGVAMGVSANFTLRPVHAHVALLGWASLALAGLIYGQYPRAAASWLARVHFWMHNLGLPLMMVSLALMLHGITAAGGVLLASEGIFAAGCLAFAFNVFRNLGPA, encoded by the coding sequence ATGCATGTCACCGACTCCACCCCGCCCGCGTCGCGCTGGCTCAAGCTCGCGGTGCTCTACCTGCTCGCCGCGATCGCACTGGGCGTCGCGATGGGCGTCAGCGCCAACTTCACGCTGCGCCCCGTACACGCCCATGTCGCCCTGCTGGGCTGGGCCTCGCTGGCGCTAGCCGGACTCATCTACGGCCAGTATCCGCGCGCCGCAGCGAGCTGGCTGGCGCGTGTCCACTTCTGGATGCACAACCTCGGCCTGCCGCTGATGATGGTCTCGCTCGCCTTGATGCTCCACGGCATCACCGCGGCCGGTGGTGTGCTGCTCGCCTCCGAGGGCATCTTCGCGGCCGGCTGCCTGGCGTTCGCCTTCAACGTCTTTCGCAACCTCGGGCCGGCTTGA
- a CDS encoding acyl-CoA dehydrogenase produces the protein MAANRPSFDRDDPLRLTDQLSETERMVRDSVREYCTGQLMPRVLHAFREEHTDREIFREMGEMGLLGATIPEEYGGAGLDYVAYGLIAHEVERVDSGYRSMMSVQSSLVMLPIHRFGSETLRHHYLPRLASGEIVGCFGLTEPDHGSDPASMATRARRAEGGWRITGAKTWITNSPIADVFVVWARDEEGEIRGFVLERGWHGLSAPVIHGKVGLRTSITGEIVLDDVFCPDANVLDVRGLKGPFTCLDSARYGIAWGALGAAAWCCETARDYVLDRKQFGRPLAANQLVQKKLADMTTEIALGLQACLQLGRMKEAGLAPVEVTSMLKRNSCGKALDVARTARDMLGGNGISDEYGVARHLVNLEVVNTYEGTHDIHALILGRAITGIQAFTA, from the coding sequence ATGGCTGCCAACCGACCGAGCTTCGATCGCGACGATCCGCTGCGCCTGACCGATCAGCTCAGCGAGACCGAGCGCATGGTGCGCGACAGCGTGCGCGAATACTGCACCGGGCAGCTGATGCCGCGCGTGCTGCATGCCTTCCGCGAGGAACACACGGACCGCGAGATCTTCCGCGAGATGGGCGAGATGGGCCTGCTGGGTGCGACGATCCCCGAGGAATACGGCGGTGCGGGACTCGACTACGTCGCCTACGGCCTGATCGCGCACGAGGTCGAACGCGTCGATTCGGGCTACCGCTCGATGATGAGCGTGCAGTCCTCGCTGGTGATGCTGCCGATCCACCGCTTTGGCTCCGAGACCCTGCGTCACCACTATCTGCCGCGCCTGGCCAGCGGCGAGATCGTCGGCTGCTTCGGCCTGACCGAACCGGATCACGGCTCCGACCCGGCGAGCATGGCCACGCGCGCGCGCCGCGCCGAAGGCGGCTGGCGCATCACCGGCGCCAAGACGTGGATCACCAACAGCCCGATCGCCGACGTGTTCGTGGTTTGGGCACGCGACGAGGAAGGCGAGATCCGCGGCTTCGTGCTCGAGCGCGGCTGGCACGGCCTGTCCGCGCCGGTGATCCACGGCAAGGTCGGCCTGCGTACCTCGATCACCGGCGAGATCGTGCTCGATGACGTCTTCTGCCCCGATGCCAACGTGCTCGACGTGCGCGGGCTCAAGGGCCCGTTCACGTGCCTGGATTCGGCGCGCTACGGCATTGCCTGGGGTGCGCTGGGTGCGGCCGCCTGGTGCTGTGAAACCGCGCGCGACTACGTGCTCGACCGCAAGCAGTTCGGTCGCCCGCTGGCCGCCAACCAGCTCGTGCAGAAGAAACTCGCCGACATGACCACCGAGATCGCGCTGGGTCTGCAGGCCTGTCTGCAACTCGGTCGCATGAAGGAAGCGGGCCTCGCGCCGGTCGAGGTCACGTCGATGCTCAAGCGCAATTCCTGCGGCAAGGCGCTGGACGTGGCACGTACCGCACGCGACATGCTCGGCGGCAACGGCATCTCCGACGAATACGGTGTCGCGCGCCACCTCGTGAACCTCGAGGTGGTCAATACCTACGAGGGTACGCACGACATCCACGCGCTGATCCTGGGCCGCGCCATCACCGGCATCCAGGCCTTCACGGCATAA
- a CDS encoding recombination-associated protein RdgC: MWFRNLQVYRLPAPWNITADALEQQLASRRFQSCGSQDMETRGWASPCGDDRLVHRVGDQWLIALGVEQRLLPAAVVKQEAEERAEDIAAQQGFKPGRKQMRELREQITQEFLPRAFTRRRKVFAWIDPVRGWLAVDAASRKRAEDVLETLRDALDTLSLALLRTQRSPASAMADWLAGGDAPAGFTIDQDCELRSLTEDKAAVRYVRHALDGEEVRGHLEAGKLPTRLALTFDDRLSFVLTETLEIKRLDFLDVVKERVEDAGADDAQALFDASFALMTAELARLLPALLDALGGELEADAPTPVTVTATGAMPPWEEAA; this comes from the coding sequence ATGTGGTTTAGGAATCTGCAGGTCTACCGTCTGCCGGCGCCGTGGAACATCACCGCCGACGCGCTTGAGCAACAGCTCGCAAGCCGTCGCTTCCAGTCCTGCGGCAGCCAGGACATGGAAACCCGCGGCTGGGCATCGCCCTGCGGCGATGATCGGCTGGTGCATCGCGTCGGCGATCAGTGGCTGATCGCGCTGGGTGTCGAACAGCGCCTGTTGCCGGCTGCGGTGGTCAAGCAGGAGGCCGAAGAGCGCGCCGAGGACATCGCCGCGCAACAGGGATTCAAACCCGGGCGCAAGCAGATGCGCGAGCTGCGCGAGCAGATCACGCAGGAGTTCCTGCCGCGTGCGTTCACGCGTCGGCGCAAGGTCTTCGCGTGGATCGATCCGGTACGCGGCTGGCTGGCCGTCGATGCGGCCAGTCGCAAGCGCGCCGAGGACGTGCTCGAGACGCTGCGTGACGCGCTCGACACCCTGTCGCTGGCCTTGCTGCGCACGCAACGCTCGCCTGCGTCGGCGATGGCCGACTGGCTGGCCGGTGGCGATGCGCCCGCCGGTTTCACGATCGACCAGGACTGCGAACTGCGCTCGCTGACCGAGGACAAGGCGGCAGTGCGCTACGTGCGCCATGCGCTCGACGGCGAAGAAGTGCGCGGTCATCTCGAGGCCGGCAAGCTGCCCACGCGTCTGGCGCTGACCTTCGACGACCGGCTCAGCTTCGTGCTGACCGAGACGCTGGAAATCAAGCGCCTGGACTTTCTCGACGTGGTCAAGGAACGCGTCGAGGATGCGGGGGCAGACGATGCGCAGGCACTGTTCGATGCGTCGTTCGCGCTGATGACGGCCGAACTGGCGCGGTTGCTGCCGGCGCTGCTCGACGCGCTGGGCGGCGAGCTCGAAGCGGACGCGCCGACGCCGGTGACGGTAACGGCCACCGGCGCGATGCCTCCCTGGGAGGAAGCCGCCTGA
- a CDS encoding SRPBCC family protein: MEKVVKFEHVVIVNEPDNPLLEDISREELWFGLLCRVENPAPFLPGLEGCSVLDRRGDELLRELDFGELKIRDRVTMVPMESVTFEAERTAEHAGGTLTIRIEEPVPEQLVLRFMYATTLQEENDDGPDMIAQFVRSAYHESDIDTVRVIRAIVSSGRMQ; encoded by the coding sequence GTGGAGAAGGTCGTGAAGTTTGAACATGTCGTGATCGTAAACGAGCCCGACAACCCTTTGCTTGAGGACATTTCGCGGGAAGAACTGTGGTTCGGTCTGCTCTGCAGGGTCGAGAATCCAGCCCCTTTTCTACCGGGACTGGAAGGGTGTTCGGTGCTCGACCGTCGTGGCGACGAACTGTTGCGCGAACTCGACTTCGGTGAACTCAAGATTCGTGACCGTGTCACCATGGTGCCGATGGAGTCGGTGACCTTCGAGGCCGAAAGAACGGCTGAACATGCAGGTGGGACGCTGACCATCCGCATCGAAGAACCCGTGCCCGAACAACTGGTGCTGCGCTTCATGTACGCGACCACGCTGCAGGAAGAGAACGACGACGGGCCGGACATGATCGCGCAGTTCGTCCGTTCCGCTTATCACGAGTCCGACATCGACACCGTGCGCGTCATCCGGGCCATCGTCTCATCGGGTCGTATGCAGTAA
- a CDS encoding pseudouridine synthase yields the protein MKIERLLQSQGFGTRRECRAMLRAGLVEIDGQTVDDPFAEVDAQGLNFVVDGEHWQYRERACLMLHKPLGYECSRDSRHHRSVFELLPPQLAGRGVQPVGRLDVDTTGLLLLSDDGTFIHAWSSGKRRIPKRYEVVTRHPVDDAMVATLLDGVLLRDERAPLRAAACERRSECALEMVVTEGKYHQVRRMVAAAGNRVEALHRSAIGGLELPADLPVGEWRWLGDADLQQLQNYTATPMPIE from the coding sequence ATGAAGATCGAACGCTTGTTGCAATCGCAGGGATTCGGTACCCGTAGGGAGTGCCGCGCCATGTTGCGCGCCGGCCTGGTCGAGATCGACGGGCAGACCGTCGACGACCCCTTTGCCGAAGTCGATGCGCAGGGCCTGAACTTCGTTGTCGACGGTGAGCACTGGCAGTACCGTGAGCGTGCCTGCCTGATGCTGCACAAGCCGCTCGGCTACGAATGTTCGCGCGACTCGCGCCATCACCGTTCGGTCTTCGAGCTGTTGCCGCCACAACTGGCGGGCCGGGGCGTACAACCGGTGGGGCGGCTCGATGTCGACACGACCGGTTTGCTGCTGCTCTCGGATGACGGGACCTTCATCCACGCCTGGAGTTCGGGCAAGCGCCGCATCCCAAAACGCTACGAGGTCGTCACACGTCATCCGGTCGATGACGCGATGGTCGCGACCCTGCTCGATGGTGTGTTGCTGCGGGACGAGCGCGCGCCCTTGCGGGCGGCTGCCTGCGAACGCCGTAGCGAGTGCGCGCTCGAGATGGTCGTGACCGAGGGGAAATACCATCAGGTGCGCCGCATGGTGGCGGCCGCGGGAAATCGCGTCGAAGCCTTGCATCGCAGTGCGATCGGCGGTCTCGAACTGCCTGCCGACCTGCCCGTGGGCGAGTGGCGCTGGCTCGGCGATGCGGACCTGCAGCAATTGCAGAATTACACTGCAACGCCCATGCCGATTGAATGA
- the earP gene encoding elongation factor P maturation arginine rhamnosyltransferase EarP — protein sequence MKASISHPGRRWTIFCSVVDNFGDIGVCWRLARTLAVHHRQHVQLRVDDWEALRRLCPDTSAQPVPCSIDGVELIPWAHEAVVEADVVVEAFACELPEIVLHAMACRRPPPTWINLEYLSAEDWVEGCHRMCSPHPQLPLLKHFFFPGFTPRTGGLLREPSLLSARDAVIDDRTACRALLSARTGIEVGEDVLAVSLFCYAQAPLPALLDIWASGKRPVLLLVPEGCSTDALTRHFGAAPGRPGSYHRDRALQVVVLPFTDQDTYDRLLWACDLNFVRGEDSFVRAQWAARPFVWQVYPQREHAHRDKLDAFMVRFGDGLDAKSTQALTAFWRAWNGFGEVVTTWADFAAALPALQAHGRAWATRQAALPDLASSLVDF from the coding sequence ATGAAGGCATCGATCTCGCACCCCGGCCGCCGTTGGACGATCTTCTGCAGCGTTGTGGATAACTTCGGGGATATCGGCGTGTGTTGGCGGCTTGCGCGCACTCTTGCGGTGCATCATCGGCAGCATGTCCAACTGCGAGTCGATGACTGGGAAGCGCTTCGCAGGCTGTGTCCTGACACTTCAGCGCAGCCAGTGCCGTGCAGCATCGACGGCGTCGAATTGATCCCCTGGGCGCATGAAGCCGTTGTCGAGGCCGACGTCGTCGTGGAGGCCTTCGCGTGTGAACTGCCCGAGATCGTGTTGCATGCCATGGCGTGTCGACGTCCTCCGCCGACGTGGATCAACCTCGAGTATTTGAGTGCGGAAGACTGGGTCGAGGGCTGTCACCGCATGTGCTCGCCGCATCCGCAACTGCCGCTGCTCAAGCACTTCTTTTTCCCCGGTTTCACGCCGCGTACGGGTGGCCTGCTGCGCGAACCCTCGCTGTTGTCCGCGCGTGACGCGGTGATCGACGACCGGACGGCGTGCCGCGCGCTATTGTCTGCGCGAACTGGCATCGAGGTGGGCGAAGACGTGCTGGCGGTCTCGCTGTTCTGCTATGCACAGGCGCCGCTGCCCGCGTTGCTGGACATCTGGGCGAGCGGGAAGCGTCCGGTGCTGCTGCTGGTGCCCGAAGGCTGCTCCACGGATGCGCTTACGCGCCATTTCGGTGCGGCTCCGGGTCGGCCCGGAAGCTACCATCGCGACCGTGCGCTGCAAGTGGTCGTGCTGCCGTTTACCGATCAGGACACGTACGACCGCTTGCTGTGGGCCTGCGACCTCAATTTCGTGCGCGGCGAGGATTCCTTCGTGCGCGCGCAATGGGCGGCGCGGCCCTTCGTGTGGCAGGTCTACCCGCAACGCGAGCATGCCCACCGCGACAAGCTCGACGCCTTCATGGTGCGGTTCGGCGACGGTCTGGATGCGAAAAGCACGCAGGCACTGACCGCGTTCTGGCGCGCATGGAACGGATTCGGCGAGGTGGTGACGACCTGGGCGGACTTTGCGGCGGCGTTGCCGGCGCTTCAGGCGCATGGCAGGGCGTGGGCGACGCGGCAGGCGGCCTTGCCCGACCTTGCGTCGAGCCTGGTCGACTTTTGA
- the efp gene encoding elongation factor P, with amino-acid sequence MKTAQELRSGNVIMVGADPLVVQKTEYNKSGRNSAVVKMKLKNLLNGAASESVYKADDKFDMVVLERKEVTYSYFADPMYVFMDEEFHQYEVEADNMTDALKYLEDGLQCEVVFYNGKAISVDLPTTVVREVTYTEPAVKGDTSGKVLKPATIGTGYELMVPAFVEIGDKIEIDTRTDEYRNRVK; translated from the coding sequence ATGAAAACCGCACAGGAACTTCGTTCGGGCAACGTCATCATGGTCGGCGCCGACCCGCTGGTCGTGCAGAAAACCGAATACAACAAGTCCGGCCGCAACTCTGCGGTCGTGAAGATGAAGCTCAAGAACCTGCTCAACGGGGCGGCTTCGGAGTCGGTGTACAAGGCCGACGACAAGTTCGACATGGTGGTGCTCGAGCGCAAGGAAGTCACCTACTCGTACTTCGCCGACCCGATGTACGTCTTCATGGACGAGGAGTTCCACCAGTACGAAGTGGAAGCCGACAACATGACCGACGCGCTCAAATACCTCGAGGACGGCTTGCAGTGCGAAGTCGTCTTCTACAACGGCAAGGCGATCTCGGTCGATCTGCCGACCACCGTGGTGCGCGAGGTCACCTACACCGAGCCGGCCGTCAAGGGCGATACCTCGGGCAAGGTCCTCAAGCCGGCCACGATCGGTACCGGTTACGAACTGATGGTGCCGGCCTTCGTCGAAATCGGCGACAAGATCGAAATCGACACGCGTACCGACGAGTACCGCAACCGCGTCAAGTAA